The Flavobacterium praedii genome window below encodes:
- a CDS encoding T9SS type A sorting domain-containing protein gives MKKILLYLFLLTSLSFYAQVANMTHCAGDTTFNLTYHNSLLIGNLNPAETTVSYHLTTADASNGVNAISNPTNFIVPQIQPNLLASQTIYARINHLGNITTNYFSLIVNPVFLVAARIEPINCYSNGTITLDIFGGQAPFNFFFNGSLSTDNLLIYGPVSTLIIPNLVAGTYNIEIIDAIGCITHGSWTIEPSSTIPLDTPKATVINATCKGSKNGAININATGGKEPFNYSIDNGANYFPSNTFTNLAAGNYTVYVKDASACINSTSASVTEPNLLQMSAAITKPIDCISNATITVTATGGTAPYTYSKDGITFVQSNVFDNLVAGTYSTYVKDAKGCINQNSTVITPLVSLNATITKTDVRCKGNNNGSITVNATGGQAPYTYSIDNGFTFVSSTIFTDLSTGTYSMIVKDDLNCTTSVTTTISEPILISLTTALTKPLDCISNAIVTVTSTGGTAPYTYSKDGITFVQSNVFDNLVAGTYTTSVKDANGCINSSNAITISPLLPLSISSTVLNVTCNGNSDGIITISVAGGKAPFYYSIDNGVTFVSSNVFKNLVPGTYNITVKDASNCISSMIATVVEPIPLSATTAITKTIDCLSNATVTVTATGGTAPYTYSKDGITFAQSNVFDNLVAGTHTLYVKDVNSCINQNLTVISPLTPLNATTTKKDVLCKGDNTGSITAIATGGQSPYTYSLDGITFNTINTLTNLRVGTFNITVKDTNGCTATTTIALTEPAENLSATAILINDQGIIVNANGGTAPYNYYLQNNNGIVVAGPQKDGIFTRLPIGRYSAQVTDVNGCGYIHWSVEVVQAPVLSATVQVDSIKCNVPGTITVNATGGFQPYYYSYDNGTTYTNSNVYSSFKPGTYAIKVRDYQNTTFSIVAMITKGSVPVINVATTNISCKGDASGSITANVTTGLAPYTYSLDNGPFINGNSNITFTNLYAGTHNITVKDANGCLATNQVSISEPISKLMTVTTVINQTITVNATGGAGNYSYAISPNLDKFSTNNIFSGLTPGSYVVLTSDVNGCYITMNAVVDPPAPLINGQIKFTLEFKPGQTLADLIIDGQNIKWYINQNPLAGKTSKTSEVPLPLSTVIVDGTTYYASQTINGIESTERLAVTVKSATLGTNDLAIKDFTYYPNPIKNVLTVSNTSIIDEVSLISIKGEILLVKKINNLHSEIDLSNLSKGIYFLKVKAEGTEKIVKLIKE, from the coding sequence ATGAAGAAAATTTTACTTTATTTGTTTCTTTTAACGTCTCTTAGTTTTTATGCTCAAGTTGCCAATATGACTCACTGTGCAGGAGACACTACTTTTAACTTAACTTACCACAACTCTTTATTAATTGGCAATTTAAATCCTGCTGAAACTACAGTTAGTTATCATCTAACTACTGCGGATGCCTCTAATGGTGTAAATGCTATTTCAAATCCAACGAATTTTATTGTCCCACAAATTCAACCCAACCTCTTAGCTTCGCAGACCATTTATGCAAGAATCAATCATCTGGGAAACATTACTACTAATTATTTTAGTCTGATTGTAAATCCTGTTTTTTTAGTAGCTGCTAGGATAGAACCTATAAATTGCTATAGCAATGGTACCATTACACTTGACATATTTGGCGGGCAGGCTCCTTTTAATTTTTTTTTCAATGGTTCTCTCAGTACTGATAACCTTTTGATTTACGGCCCTGTCAGCACTCTTATCATTCCAAACTTAGTTGCTGGAACATATAATATTGAAATAATAGACGCAATTGGTTGTATTACTCATGGTTCTTGGACTATAGAACCCTCATCGACAATACCTCTAGACACACCCAAAGCAACAGTCATAAACGCAACTTGCAAAGGCAGTAAAAATGGTGCAATAAACATAAACGCTACAGGAGGAAAAGAACCTTTCAACTATTCCATAGACAATGGAGCGAATTATTTCCCAAGTAATACATTTACAAATTTAGCAGCAGGCAACTATACTGTTTATGTTAAAGATGCTAGTGCTTGCATAAACTCAACAAGCGCTTCAGTAACCGAGCCTAATTTGCTACAAATGTCGGCAGCCATAACAAAACCTATAGATTGTATAAGCAATGCTACAATTACAGTTACTGCAACTGGAGGAACTGCTCCATATACCTATTCAAAAGATGGAATCACATTCGTTCAGAGTAACGTATTTGATAATTTAGTTGCAGGAACGTACAGCACTTATGTAAAAGATGCTAAAGGTTGTATCAATCAAAATTCAACAGTTATCACTCCATTAGTATCTCTAAATGCAACTATTACAAAAACGGATGTACGTTGTAAAGGAAATAATAATGGTTCTATTACTGTCAATGCTACAGGAGGACAAGCTCCTTATACTTACTCGATTGACAATGGATTTACTTTTGTTTCAAGTACTATTTTTACAGATCTATCAACTGGAACTTACAGTATGATAGTAAAAGATGATTTGAATTGTACAACATCTGTGACCACAACAATAAGCGAACCTATTCTTATATCATTAACAACAGCACTAACAAAACCTTTGGACTGTATAAGCAATGCAATTGTAACAGTTACTTCAACTGGAGGCACTGCTCCATACACCTATTCAAAAGATGGAATTACATTTGTGCAAAGTAATGTATTTGATAATTTAGTTGCTGGCACCTATACCACTTCCGTGAAAGATGCAAATGGTTGCATCAATAGTTCTAATGCTATAACTATAAGTCCATTACTACCGCTAAGTATATCATCAACAGTTCTAAATGTAACTTGCAATGGAAACAGCGATGGTATAATTACCATAAGTGTTGCGGGAGGAAAAGCACCATTCTACTATTCCATTGACAATGGAGTAACTTTTGTTTCTAGCAATGTGTTTAAAAATTTAGTCCCAGGAACTTACAACATAACTGTAAAAGATGCTAGTAACTGTATATCATCTATGATTGCAACAGTAGTAGAACCAATTCCTTTATCTGCTACAACAGCCATAACAAAAACTATAGATTGTCTAAGCAATGCTACTGTTACTGTTACTGCAACTGGAGGAACTGCTCCATATACCTATTCAAAAGATGGAATCACATTCGCTCAGAGTAATGTTTTCGATAATTTAGTTGCGGGAACGCACACCCTTTATGTAAAAGATGTTAATAGTTGTATCAATCAAAATCTCACTGTTATTTCACCTTTAACACCATTAAATGCAACAACTACGAAAAAGGATGTACTTTGCAAAGGCGACAATACAGGTTCAATAACAGCTATAGCAACTGGTGGACAGTCTCCGTATACTTATTCCTTAGATGGAATTACTTTTAATACCATTAATACCTTAACTAATTTACGTGTTGGCACTTTCAACATTACTGTAAAAGACACTAATGGCTGTACTGCTACAACAACAATTGCTTTAACAGAACCAGCAGAAAATCTATCAGCTACTGCAATATTAATTAATGATCAAGGAATAATTGTGAATGCAAATGGAGGAACTGCACCTTATAACTATTATTTACAAAACAATAACGGAATCGTAGTTGCCGGTCCACAAAAAGATGGAATTTTTACCAGATTACCAATTGGACGTTACTCTGCACAAGTAACGGATGTTAATGGTTGTGGATATATACACTGGAGCGTTGAAGTTGTGCAGGCACCAGTCCTTTCTGCCACTGTACAAGTTGATTCTATAAAATGTAATGTTCCCGGAACCATAACCGTTAATGCTACTGGAGGCTTTCAACCCTACTACTATTCATATGACAACGGCACAACATATACGAATTCAAATGTATACTCAAGTTTTAAACCAGGTACCTATGCAATAAAAGTACGTGATTATCAAAACACAACATTTTCAATTGTTGCAATGATTACAAAAGGGAGTGTTCCCGTAATTAATGTAGCAACTACTAATATAAGCTGTAAAGGTGATGCCAGCGGCTCCATAACTGCTAATGTAACTACTGGACTCGCTCCATATACTTATTCTCTAGACAACGGTCCTTTTATAAATGGCAATAGCAATATAACTTTTACTAATTTGTATGCTGGTACACATAATATCACTGTGAAGGACGCCAATGGTTGCCTCGCAACGAATCAAGTTAGTATCTCAGAACCTATTTCTAAATTAATGACTGTGACGACAGTAATAAATCAAACTATTACCGTCAACGCAACAGGCGGAGCCGGTAATTACAGCTATGCAATATCTCCTAATTTAGATAAATTTTCAACGAACAATATTTTCTCAGGATTAACTCCAGGCTCATACGTTGTACTTACTTCAGATGTGAATGGTTGTTATATCACGATGAATGCCGTAGTTGATCCTCCAGCTCCTTTAATAAATGGCCAAATCAAATTTACTTTAGAGTTTAAGCCTGGACAAACTTTGGCAGATCTTATCATTGATGGTCAAAATATTAAATGGTACATCAATCAGAATCCTTTGGCTGGAAAAACAAGTAAAACAAGTGAAGTTCCTTTACCATTATCAACTGTGATTGTAGATGGAACTACCTACTATGCTTCACAAACCATAAACGGTATTGAAAGCACAGAAAGATTGGCGGTAACAGTAAAATCAGCGACTTTAGGAACGAATGATCTTGCGATTAAAGATTTTACATATTATCCAAATCCGATAAAAAATGTTTTAACAGTTTCGAATACTTCTATTATTGATGAAGTTAGTCTAATCTCCATAAAAGGAGAAATCCTTTTGGTTAAAAAAATAAATAATTTACATTCCGAAATTGATTTATCCAATTTATCTAAGGGTATTTATTTTCTAAAAGTAAAAGCAGAAGGAACAGAAAAAATAGTCAAGCTAATAAAAGAATAA
- the odhB gene encoding 2-oxoglutarate dehydrogenase complex dihydrolipoyllysine-residue succinyltransferase: MILEMKVPSPGESIKEVEIATWLVKDGDYVEKDQAIAEVDSDKATLELPAEVSGIITLKAEEGDTVAVGAVVCLIDTDGAPSAPKGGTTVETVEKVVEVKKEEIKAIPVVAQAPPSGAGGLGHPSPAARKILDEKNIAPETIVGTGKAGRITKDDAVNAVPSMGTPTGGSRGTERTKLSMLRRKVAERLVAAKNETAMLTTFNEVNMTPINTLRNEYKDAFKAKHGGIGLGYMSFFTKAVTRALQLYPDVNSMMDGDYKIAFDFCDISIAVSGPKGLMVPVVRNAENLTFRGIEADIKRLAIKARDGQITVDDMTGGTFTITNGGVFGSMLSTPIINPPQSGILGMHNIIERPIAVNGKVEIHPMMYVALSYDHRIIDGRESVGFLVAVKEALENPLELLCDNNPKKAFEL, from the coding sequence ATGATTTTAGAAATGAAAGTCCCATCACCAGGGGAATCAATCAAAGAAGTAGAAATTGCAACTTGGTTAGTAAAGGATGGAGATTATGTAGAAAAAGACCAAGCAATTGCAGAGGTTGATTCAGATAAAGCAACTCTTGAATTGCCAGCAGAAGTTAGCGGAATTATCACGCTAAAAGCAGAAGAAGGAGATACGGTTGCTGTTGGAGCAGTAGTTTGTCTTATTGATACTGATGGAGCCCCCTCCGCCCCCAAAGGGGGAACTACTGTAGAAACTGTTGAGAAAGTAGTTGAAGTAAAAAAAGAAGAAATTAAAGCAATACCAGTTGTAGCTCAAGCTCCCCCTTCGGGGGCTGGGGGGCTAGGACATCCTTCTCCTGCAGCAAGAAAAATATTAGACGAAAAAAACATAGCTCCAGAAACTATTGTTGGGACTGGAAAAGCTGGTAGAATTACAAAGGACGATGCTGTAAATGCTGTGCCATCTATGGGAACACCTACTGGAGGTTCTCGTGGTACAGAAAGAACGAAGTTGTCTATGTTGCGTCGTAAAGTTGCCGAAAGATTAGTGGCTGCGAAAAATGAAACAGCGATGCTGACTACTTTCAATGAAGTAAACATGACGCCAATCAACACGTTGCGTAATGAATACAAAGATGCATTCAAAGCAAAACATGGAGGAATTGGTTTAGGCTATATGTCATTTTTCACTAAAGCGGTTACAAGAGCATTACAATTATATCCAGATGTAAACTCTATGATGGACGGTGATTATAAAATTGCTTTCGATTTTTGCGATATTTCCATTGCGGTTTCTGGACCAAAAGGATTAATGGTACCTGTAGTACGTAATGCCGAAAACTTGACTTTCCGTGGAATTGAAGCGGATATCAAACGTTTGGCTATTAAAGCACGTGATGGACAAATTACAGTTGATGACATGACAGGAGGAACATTCACCATTACAAACGGTGGTGTTTTTGGAAGTATGTTGTCTACACCAATTATAAACCCACCTCAATCTGGAATCCTTGGAATGCACAACATTATCGAACGCCCTATTGCAGTAAACGGTAAAGTGGAAATTCACCCAATGATGTATGTGGCACTTTCTTATGACCACAGAATTATTGATGGTCGTGAGTCTGTTGGTTTCTTGGTAGCGGTTAAAGAAGCCCTAGAAAACCCATTAGAATTGCTTTGTGACAACAATCCTAAAAAAGCATTTGAGTTGTAG
- a CDS encoding 2-oxoglutarate dehydrogenase E1 component: MDRFSFLNAAHSEFFAQLYDQYLENPDSVEPSWRSFFQGFDFGMTTYNEENQVAYTPTVAPTSTVSSAIECTPISDKLQKEFKVIKLIEGYRSRGHLFTKTNPVRDRRVYLPSLDLENFGLSASDLNTVFDAAKVIGVQPCTLKEIIGHLDTIYCQHIGIEYIYIRKPEMVEWIQKKLRINDNQPNFTSEEKKAILYKLNQAVSFENFLHTKYVGQKRFSLEGGESIIPALDALIEKAADKGVEQFVMGMAHRGRLNVLANIFGKSTQDIFGEFDGKDYDQEYFDGDVKYHLGLTADKVTRSGKKININLAPNPSHLETVGAVIEGITRAKQDRYYPDDFSKVLPIAVHGDAAIAGQGILYEIIQMAQLDGYKTGGTIHIVINNQVGFTTNYLDARSSTYCTDVAKVTLSPVLHVNSDNAEAVVHAMAFALDFRMEFGRDVFIDLLGYRKYGHNEGDEPRFTQPVLYKIISKHQNPRDIYAEKLLAERVIDASYVNALEKEYKTDLEENLEASRKKDLTIITPFMKNEWSGFKQVTDKKMLEKVDTSYPKEELTKIADVICNLPTDKKFINKIQKLINDRKTMFFETNKLDWAMAEHLAYGSLLKEGYDVRISGQDVERGTFSHRHAVVKVEDSEEEVTLLSNLEGATGKFHIFNSLLSEYGVLGFDYGYALASPKTLTIWEAQFGDFSNGAQIMLDQYISCGEDKWNNQNGIVLLLPHGYEGQGAEHSSARMERYLQLCARQNMYVADCTTPANFYHLLRRQMKTNFRKPLIVFTPKSLLRDPRVVSPVEDFANGSFQETFDDVTVNKADVKSLVFCTGKFYYDITAEREKNGRTDVAVVRIEQLFPLPVEQLKAIIAQYPNADDYVWAQEEPKNMGAYSYMLMNFDLVKWRLASLKAYAAPAAGSYTRAKRRQADAIRMVFDKNLFR, translated from the coding sequence ATGGATAGGTTTTCATTTTTAAACGCAGCACATTCCGAATTTTTTGCTCAATTATACGATCAATATCTAGAAAATCCAGATAGCGTAGAACCAAGTTGGAGAAGTTTTTTTCAAGGATTTGACTTTGGTATGACTACCTATAATGAGGAAAATCAAGTTGCTTATACACCAACTGTGGCACCAACTAGCACAGTTTCAAGTGCAATCGAATGCACACCAATTTCAGATAAACTTCAAAAAGAATTTAAGGTTATTAAATTAATCGAAGGCTATCGCAGTCGTGGTCATTTGTTTACAAAGACCAATCCTGTAAGGGATAGAAGGGTATATTTGCCTTCACTTGACTTAGAAAATTTTGGGCTTTCAGCTTCGGATTTGAATACCGTTTTTGATGCAGCCAAAGTAATAGGTGTGCAACCTTGTACGCTTAAAGAAATTATAGGGCATTTAGATACCATCTATTGTCAGCATATTGGAATTGAATATATCTACATTCGTAAACCAGAAATGGTAGAATGGATTCAAAAGAAATTAAGAATAAATGACAATCAGCCTAACTTTACATCTGAAGAAAAAAAAGCCATTCTATATAAATTAAATCAAGCTGTTTCTTTCGAGAACTTTTTGCATACTAAATATGTAGGGCAAAAACGTTTTTCACTAGAAGGTGGAGAATCTATAATTCCAGCTCTTGACGCTTTAATCGAGAAAGCAGCCGATAAAGGAGTAGAGCAATTTGTAATGGGAATGGCACACCGTGGTCGTTTGAATGTATTGGCGAATATTTTTGGTAAATCAACCCAAGATATTTTTGGAGAATTCGATGGTAAAGATTACGATCAGGAATATTTTGATGGAGACGTAAAATACCATTTAGGTCTTACTGCAGATAAAGTAACAAGATCGGGTAAAAAAATCAATATTAATTTAGCGCCAAATCCTTCTCATCTTGAAACAGTAGGTGCCGTTATTGAAGGAATTACCAGAGCCAAACAAGACCGTTATTATCCAGATGATTTTTCTAAAGTATTACCTATTGCTGTTCACGGAGATGCTGCAATTGCTGGGCAAGGTATATTGTATGAAATCATTCAAATGGCTCAATTAGATGGGTACAAAACAGGAGGAACTATTCATATTGTGATTAATAATCAAGTTGGTTTTACGACTAATTATCTGGATGCCCGTTCTTCAACTTATTGTACGGATGTGGCCAAAGTAACTTTGTCCCCTGTATTACATGTAAATTCAGATAATGCTGAAGCTGTTGTACATGCCATGGCATTTGCATTGGATTTTAGAATGGAATTTGGTCGTGACGTATTTATTGATTTATTAGGATATAGAAAATACGGTCATAACGAAGGCGATGAACCTCGTTTTACACAACCAGTTTTGTATAAAATAATTTCAAAACATCAAAATCCGCGTGATATTTATGCCGAAAAATTATTGGCAGAACGTGTTATAGATGCTTCTTATGTTAATGCATTAGAAAAAGAATATAAAACAGATCTAGAAGAAAATCTTGAGGCATCTCGTAAAAAAGATTTGACAATTATAACTCCATTTATGAAAAATGAATGGAGCGGATTTAAGCAAGTTACCGATAAAAAAATGCTTGAAAAAGTAGACACTTCTTATCCAAAAGAAGAGTTGACTAAAATAGCAGATGTAATTTGCAACTTGCCAACCGATAAAAAGTTTATCAATAAAATCCAAAAATTAATCAACGACAGAAAAACAATGTTTTTCGAAACCAATAAGTTAGATTGGGCTATGGCCGAACATTTGGCTTATGGATCTTTGTTGAAAGAAGGGTACGATGTTCGTATCTCGGGACAAGACGTAGAGCGTGGTACTTTTTCACACCGTCACGCCGTTGTCAAAGTAGAGGATTCTGAAGAAGAAGTTACTTTATTGAGCAATCTAGAAGGGGCAACAGGTAAGTTTCACATCTTCAATTCCCTATTGTCAGAATATGGTGTTTTAGGATTTGATTATGGATATGCTTTGGCAAGCCCAAAAACGTTGACTATTTGGGAAGCACAATTTGGAGATTTCAGTAATGGAGCACAGATTATGTTAGATCAATACATTTCTTGCGGTGAAGACAAATGGAACAATCAAAACGGAATCGTATTGTTATTGCCACACGGTTATGAAGGGCAAGGAGCAGAGCACTCTTCAGCAAGAATGGAACGTTATTTGCAACTTTGTGCCAGACAAAATATGTATGTTGCTGATTGTACAACACCTGCAAATTTCTACCATTTGTTGAGAAGACAAATGAAAACCAATTTCCGTAAACCTCTTATTGTATTTACACCAAAGAGTTTATTGCGTGATCCAAGAGTAGTTTCTCCAGTAGAAGATTTTGCCAACGGAAGTTTCCAAGAAACGTTTGATGATGTGACCGTAAATAAAGCGGATGTGAAAAGTCTAGTTTTCTGTACGGGTAAATTCTATTATGATATTACTGCTGAACGAGAGAAAAACGGACGTACTGATGTGGCTGTTGTTCGTATCGAACAGTTGTTTCCATTACCTGTGGAGCAATTGAAAGCCATTATCGCGCAATATCCAAATGCAGATGATTATGTTTGGGCACAAGAAGAACCGAAAAACATGGGAGCTTATAGTTATATGTTGATGAATTTTGATTTGGTAAAATGGAGATTAGCATCGCTAAAAGCTTATGCTGCACCAGCTGCAGGAAGTTATACCAGAGCAAAACGTCGTCAGGCAGATGCAATCAGAATGGTATTTGATAAAAATTTATTTAGATAA
- a CDS encoding polyprenyl synthetase family protein, whose translation MHAIHQYQEFFISYLENQKISKEPKNLYEPIDYILQLGGKRMRPVLTLMTAEVFNVDYKEALPAAMAVEVFHNFSLVHDDIMDDAPLRRGSSTVHEKWDINTGILSGDAMLILAYQYFEQYEPSVFRDLAKLFSKTALEVCEGQQWDVDFETRKDVTIPEYLKMIEYKTAVLVAAAMKMGAIIANASEENATLIYNFGLHLGLAFQLQDDYLDAFGDPETFGKQVGGDIIENKKTYLYLKSIEFSDARQAQQLNDLFATHSSDNDSKIKEVKSIFNQSGASAATQDAIKEYTFQAFETLDKMDIALSKKEMLRAFGENLMGRKV comes from the coding sequence ATGCACGCTATTCATCAGTATCAAGAATTTTTCATTAGCTATTTAGAAAATCAGAAAATCAGTAAAGAACCAAAGAATCTTTATGAGCCAATAGATTATATATTGCAATTAGGCGGTAAACGGATGCGTCCTGTTTTGACTTTAATGACCGCTGAGGTTTTTAATGTAGATTATAAAGAAGCACTTCCTGCTGCTATGGCTGTTGAAGTTTTTCATAATTTCTCATTGGTGCATGATGATATAATGGATGATGCTCCGTTACGAAGAGGTTCATCAACGGTGCATGAAAAATGGGATATCAATACGGGAATTCTATCAGGTGATGCCATGTTGATTTTGGCTTACCAATATTTTGAACAATACGAGCCAAGTGTTTTTAGGGATTTGGCTAAATTGTTTAGCAAAACAGCTCTTGAAGTTTGTGAAGGTCAACAATGGGATGTCGATTTTGAAACTCGTAAAGACGTTACTATTCCAGAATATCTCAAAATGATTGAGTACAAAACAGCCGTATTGGTTGCTGCAGCAATGAAAATGGGGGCTATTATAGCGAATGCTTCTGAAGAAAATGCTACTTTAATTTATAATTTTGGGTTGCATTTAGGTTTGGCTTTTCAATTGCAAGATGATTATTTAGATGCTTTTGGGGATCCCGAAACATTTGGAAAACAAGTGGGCGGCGATATTATTGAAAACAAAAAAACCTATTTGTATTTGAAATCAATTGAATTTTCGGATGCTAGACAGGCTCAGCAATTGAATGATTTGTTTGCTACTCATTCTAGTGATAATGACTCAAAAATAAAGGAGGTTAAGTCTATTTTTAATCAATCGGGTGCATCTGCCGCTACGCAAGATGCTATAAAAGAGTACACTTTTCAAGCATTTGAAACTTTAGATAAAATGGATATTGCACTTTCTAAAAAAGAAATGCTGAGAGCTTTTGGTGAAAACCTGATGGGAAGGAAGGTGTGA
- a CDS encoding YceI family protein: protein MENEWAIDSNQSDVLIKSRHSLIGYMPGNKTNFKGHVAIENNEVEDASIEFSLNVHDKKVNSIQKNKEPKFIDLFEEDETPLIQFKSTSFQKINKNINFLKGFLTIKNITKVVELDTEFIGFNNYNGVQKASFEVTGNINRKDFGLNYNILSHNGGYPIGRDIKLIANLEFTH from the coding sequence ATGGAAAATGAATGGGCCATTGACTCAAACCAATCAGACGTATTAATTAAATCGAGACATTCACTCATTGGTTATATGCCTGGAAACAAAACCAATTTCAAAGGCCACGTAGCCATAGAAAACAATGAAGTAGAAGATGCTTCGATTGAATTTTCATTAAATGTACATGACAAAAAAGTGAATTCGATTCAAAAAAATAAAGAACCAAAATTCATCGATTTGTTTGAAGAAGATGAAACTCCATTGATACAATTCAAATCGACCTCTTTTCAGAAGATAAATAAAAACATCAATTTCTTGAAAGGCTTTTTAACCATCAAGAACATTACCAAAGTTGTCGAATTGGATACCGAATTTATTGGATTCAACAATTACAACGGTGTTCAAAAAGCTTCTTTTGAAGTTACTGGAAACATCAATCGCAAAGATTTTGGACTGAATTACAATATACTTTCCCACAATGGAGGTTACCCAATAGGCAGGGATATTAAACTCATTGCTAACTTAGAATTTACTCATTAA